The bacterium genome window below encodes:
- a CDS encoding L-threonylcarbamoyladenylate synthase, producing MPARILAPDEAAYAEAAQILRAGGLVAFPTETVYGLGANALDARAVARIFEAKGRPSDNPIIVHVADAQAARELASRWPPAAEPLAEAGWPGPLTLVVEKADVIPDIVTAGGPTVGLRVPDHPVANALLRASALPIAAPSANRSEAVSPTTARHVADSLGPFVDDLLILDGGPCAVGIESTVVDVTDETPVTLRPGMFRLEEEEAGLEAEAPGTRSGGPARSPGQKPRHYAPSKPLVLVDEGTAERAQRLGDALLVLGDDPENAAARLYAELHRLSADPDVARILVEHPPQDAAWAGIRDRLRRAASD from the coding sequence ATGCCTGCCCGGATCCTCGCTCCCGACGAAGCCGCCTACGCCGAGGCGGCCCAGATCCTAAGGGCGGGCGGCCTGGTCGCGTTCCCGACGGAGACCGTCTACGGGCTCGGGGCGAACGCGCTCGACGCGCGTGCGGTCGCGCGCATCTTCGAGGCCAAGGGGCGCCCTTCGGACAACCCGATCATCGTGCACGTCGCCGACGCGCAGGCGGCCCGCGAGCTCGCCTCCCGCTGGCCCCCCGCCGCGGAGCCGCTGGCAGAAGCCGGTTGGCCCGGCCCGCTCACCCTCGTCGTGGAGAAGGCCGACGTGATCCCGGACATCGTGACCGCCGGCGGACCCACCGTCGGCCTGCGCGTCCCCGATCACCCGGTCGCGAATGCGCTCCTGCGCGCGTCGGCGCTCCCGATCGCCGCGCCGAGCGCCAACCGGTCCGAGGCCGTCTCTCCGACGACCGCCCGACACGTCGCGGATTCACTGGGCCCCTTCGTCGACGACCTGCTCATCCTCGACGGCGGCCCGTGCGCGGTCGGGATCGAGAGCACGGTCGTCGACGTGACCGACGAGACGCCCGTGACGCTCCGTCCGGGCATGTTCCGGCTGGAGGAGGAGGAAGCGGGCCTCGAAGCGGAAGCGCCCGGCACGAGGAGCGGAGGCCCCGCCCGTTCCCCCGGCCAGAAACCGCGGCACTACGCGCCGAGCAAGCCCCTCGTGCTCGTCGACGAGGGCACGGCCGAGCGTGCCCAGCGACTGGGCGATGCGTTGCTCGTACTCGGCGACGATCCGGAGAACGCAGCGGCCCGGCTCTACGCCGAGCTCCACCGTCTCTCCGCGGACCCGGACGTGGCCCGGATCCTCGTCGAACACCCGCCGCAGGACGCAGCCTGGGCAGGCATTCGGGACCGGTTGCGTCGCGCTGCGAGCGACTGA
- a CDS encoding DoxX family protein, whose protein sequence is MLDEARLPNHPALTLAARLLFTLIFFLSGVTHFTDVAGYVALMHPSIPFREFWVVISGVVELAGAVMILFDRNARLGGWLIVLFLVPVTFTVHGFEMVYAEDATMRAIQRSFFLKGLAMTGCALLITQLGATHRAIDAAGD, encoded by the coding sequence ATGCTCGACGAAGCCCGACTACCGAATCACCCGGCGTTGACCCTCGCTGCGCGCCTGCTCTTCACCCTCATCTTCTTCCTGTCCGGCGTGACCCATTTCACGGACGTCGCCGGCTACGTCGCCCTGATGCACCCCTCGATCCCCTTCCGCGAGTTCTGGGTGGTGATCTCCGGCGTCGTCGAGCTCGCGGGGGCGGTGATGATCCTCTTCGATCGGAACGCGCGCCTGGGCGGATGGCTGATCGTGCTCTTCCTGGTTCCCGTCACGTTCACGGTGCACGGATTCGAGATGGTCTACGCGGAGGACGCGACGATGCGCGCCATCCAGCGCTCGTTCTTCCTGAAGGGGCTCGCCATGACCGGCTGCGCCCTGCTGATCACCCAGCTGGGCGCGACCCATCGCGCGATCGACGCAGCCGGGGACTGA
- a CDS encoding MFS transporter codes for MSSSSPERLSAARLVAYSAPSLVTSVAALPMALFVPAFYSNDLGVPLAAVGGAIAASRLLDVVTDPLIGTLSDRLRLPLGRRKAWMALGLPIFLLSLWKIFVPGEDVSAASLLGWSAALYLGFTMIDLPHKAWGAELSTDYDERSRIASWREAISTAGQVLLLAALVVLSFQGIEDDALQLRSIAIAVVFALPVLTLVCLALVAEKEPEVVRIEERSLLAGLALVARNPAFVRMVACVLFFVSGVAIQGTLHRLVLADVMLDESRFPMMILLENVATLAAVPIWLRVSVRFGKPHALMGAALWIALWSVPLTFLREGDTSILIALVVLRGSSFASILFLANSIAADVIDVDTLESGEQRSGLFFAAWGMVIKLSFALGVVLGTSLPAAAGYDPSAEVVDAGIQARLMAIYGIVPAILMGIGAVCLRGFPITRERHASVRAQIEAETSGIPTPS; via the coding sequence ATGAGTTCGTCTTCGCCGGAACGCCTCTCCGCCGCGCGCCTGGTCGCCTACTCGGCGCCGTCCCTGGTGACGTCCGTTGCGGCGCTGCCGATGGCACTCTTCGTTCCCGCCTTCTATTCAAACGATCTCGGGGTTCCGCTCGCGGCGGTCGGGGGCGCGATCGCCGCGTCTCGGCTGCTCGACGTCGTGACGGATCCGCTGATCGGTACGCTGTCGGACCGGCTCCGCCTGCCGTTGGGTCGCAGGAAGGCCTGGATGGCGCTCGGGCTTCCGATCTTCCTGCTCTCGCTCTGGAAGATCTTCGTCCCGGGGGAGGACGTCTCCGCGGCATCGCTGCTCGGCTGGTCGGCGGCGCTCTATCTCGGCTTCACCATGATCGACCTGCCCCACAAGGCATGGGGGGCGGAGCTGTCGACGGACTACGACGAGCGTTCGCGGATCGCGAGCTGGCGCGAGGCGATCTCGACGGCGGGGCAGGTCCTGCTGCTCGCGGCGCTCGTGGTCCTCTCCTTCCAGGGCATCGAAGACGACGCACTCCAGCTGCGCAGCATCGCGATCGCGGTCGTCTTCGCGCTGCCCGTGCTCACGCTCGTCTGCCTCGCGCTCGTAGCCGAGAAGGAGCCGGAGGTCGTTCGGATCGAGGAGCGGAGCCTCCTGGCGGGCCTCGCGCTCGTGGCTCGGAATCCGGCCTTCGTCCGCATGGTCGCCTGCGTGCTCTTCTTCGTGTCGGGGGTCGCGATCCAGGGCACGCTCCACCGGCTCGTGCTCGCGGACGTGATGCTCGACGAATCGCGCTTCCCGATGATGATCCTGCTCGAGAACGTCGCGACCCTCGCCGCCGTTCCGATCTGGCTTCGCGTTTCGGTTCGCTTCGGCAAGCCGCACGCGTTGATGGGCGCCGCGCTCTGGATCGCGCTGTGGAGCGTCCCGCTGACCTTCCTGCGCGAGGGCGACACCTCGATCCTGATCGCGCTGGTCGTGCTGCGTGGCTCGAGCTTCGCCTCGATCCTGTTCCTGGCGAACTCGATCGCCGCCGACGTGATCGACGTGGACACGCTCGAGAGCGGCGAGCAGCGCTCCGGACTCTTCTTCGCCGCCTGGGGCATGGTGATCAAGCTCTCGTTCGCGCTCGGCGTCGTCCTCGGCACGTCGCTCCCCGCTGCTGCCGGCTACGACCCGTCGGCCGAGGTCGTGGACGCGGGGATCCAGGCGAGGCTGATGGCGATCTACGGCATCGTGCCGGCGATCCTGATGGGGATCGGGGCCGTCTGTCTGCGCGGATTCCCGATCACGCGGGAGCGCCACGCCTCGGTGCGCGCCCAGATCGAGGCGGAGACCTCGGGGATCCCCACGCCGTCCTGA
- a CDS encoding CoA transferase produces the protein MAGPLDGIRVLDVSEVISGPLAAMVLADQGADVIKVEPPRYGEESRQPVNYRAGMAALYANCNHGKRSIGIDLKTEEGHALFLELVATTDVLIQNWRPGAAERLGIGEDDLRKVKPDLIYGSITGYGDDGPYAERRGYDPIFQALTGHVAAQMNPEIPIPDLIRNAVVDKATSLTLAQAITAALFARERGQGGQHVRVAMLDVGLAFFWPDGMLRHTLVGDDVSTFVVPGERYQLTPTKDGQIIYWMGTAEQMRGGLRAVGRTDLAESERHRGIASGEEANALERAEVMSSGLAKLTSVEAYEALLAEEVPVAPVLEHKDVLQDPQLVHNGAVVEARHPVYGTYRRARAAARFSGTPSEPSGPPALYGEHTDEILSELGRDEAARAGLRERGVVPTPRD, from the coding sequence ATGGCAGGACCGCTCGACGGCATTCGCGTCCTCGACGTGAGCGAGGTGATCTCGGGGCCGCTCGCGGCGATGGTCCTCGCCGATCAGGGGGCCGACGTGATCAAGGTCGAGCCGCCGCGCTACGGAGAAGAGAGTCGCCAGCCCGTCAACTACCGCGCCGGGATGGCGGCCCTCTACGCGAACTGCAACCACGGCAAACGCTCGATCGGGATCGACCTCAAGACCGAGGAGGGCCACGCGCTCTTCCTCGAGCTCGTCGCGACCACGGACGTCTTGATCCAGAACTGGCGACCCGGGGCCGCCGAGCGACTCGGGATCGGCGAGGACGATCTTCGCAAGGTCAAGCCCGACCTGATCTACGGTTCGATCACGGGCTACGGCGACGATGGCCCCTACGCCGAGCGGCGGGGCTACGACCCGATCTTCCAGGCGCTCACGGGCCACGTGGCCGCGCAGATGAATCCCGAGATTCCGATTCCGGATCTGATCCGGAACGCCGTCGTCGACAAGGCGACGTCGCTCACCCTCGCGCAGGCGATCACCGCCGCGCTCTTCGCCCGCGAGCGGGGGCAGGGCGGGCAGCACGTCCGGGTCGCGATGCTCGACGTCGGCCTCGCGTTCTTCTGGCCCGACGGGATGCTCCGACACACCCTGGTCGGCGATGACGTGTCGACCTTCGTGGTTCCGGGTGAGCGCTATCAGCTCACCCCGACGAAGGATGGCCAGATCATCTACTGGATGGGGACGGCGGAGCAGATGCGCGGGGGATTGCGCGCGGTCGGGCGTACCGATCTCGCGGAATCCGAGCGCCACCGGGGCATCGCGTCCGGCGAGGAGGCCAACGCCCTCGAGCGTGCCGAGGTCATGAGTTCGGGGCTCGCGAAGCTCACGAGCGTGGAAGCCTACGAAGCGCTCCTCGCCGAAGAGGTTCCGGTCGCGCCGGTGCTCGAACACAAGGACGTCCTGCAGGACCCGCAGCTGGTGCACAACGGCGCGGTCGTCGAGGCCCGGCATCCGGTCTACGGGACCTACCGTCGGGCCCGGGCCGCAGCGCGCTTCTCCGGAACGCCGTCGGAACCGAGTGGGCCGCCGGCGCTCTACGGCGAGCACACGGACGAGATCCTCTCGGAGCTCGGTCGCGACGAGGCCGCCCGGGCAGGCCTGCGCGAGCGCGGCGTCGTCCCGACCCCGCGCGACTGA
- a CDS encoding amidohydrolase translates to MNADEVILISVDDHIAEPADMFERHVPEKYKQYAPRVETDDRGIQQWWYGDLKGRNLGLNAVAGKPPEFYNVDASRYDEMRPGCFDVHERVRDMNAGGQLAGLNFPNWTGFAGQVLNQGPDPEVNMVMIQAYNDWHVDEWCAAYPERFIPCGILPLWDVELAAQEIRRLADKGCHAVTFSENPEALNMPSIHSGQWDPLFAACVEHDTVLCCHLGSSSRSPMNATDAPAGVPMTCSPASTVYTLIDLVWATFWTRFPTLKFSLTEGDIGWIPFFLWRAEHVKRRHSGWTKHDFSQTGGPSEIFRNNILCCFIEDDTWIPNIDAFNLDHICWESDFPHSDGTWPNAPERIVETLGGLDDALINKITHENAMAIYGFDPFKHRPKEKCTAAALRAESPDVDVVTRVGREASDRDLEAWRELTSGRGR, encoded by the coding sequence ATGAACGCCGACGAAGTCATCCTGATTAGCGTCGATGACCACATCGCCGAGCCCGCCGACATGTTCGAACGGCACGTGCCCGAGAAATACAAGCAGTACGCCCCGCGCGTGGAGACCGACGATCGCGGGATCCAGCAGTGGTGGTACGGCGACCTCAAGGGTCGAAACCTCGGGCTGAACGCCGTCGCTGGCAAGCCGCCGGAGTTCTACAACGTCGACGCGAGCCGCTACGACGAGATGCGCCCGGGCTGCTTCGACGTCCACGAGCGCGTCCGCGACATGAACGCCGGCGGACAGCTGGCGGGGCTCAACTTCCCGAACTGGACGGGCTTCGCGGGCCAGGTGTTGAACCAGGGGCCGGATCCCGAGGTCAACATGGTGATGATCCAGGCCTACAACGACTGGCACGTCGACGAGTGGTGCGCCGCCTATCCGGAGCGCTTCATTCCCTGCGGCATCCTTCCGCTCTGGGACGTCGAGCTCGCGGCCCAGGAGATCCGGCGCCTGGCCGACAAGGGCTGCCATGCGGTGACGTTCTCCGAGAACCCCGAAGCGCTGAACATGCCGTCGATCCATTCGGGTCAGTGGGATCCGCTCTTCGCCGCCTGCGTCGAGCACGACACCGTGCTCTGCTGCCACCTGGGCTCGTCGTCGCGCTCCCCGATGAACGCGACGGACGCGCCGGCGGGCGTGCCGATGACCTGCTCGCCGGCCTCGACGGTCTACACGCTGATCGACCTGGTCTGGGCGACCTTCTGGACGCGCTTCCCCACCCTCAAGTTCTCGCTGACCGAGGGCGACATCGGCTGGATCCCCTTCTTCCTCTGGCGCGCGGAGCACGTGAAGCGACGCCACAGCGGCTGGACGAAGCACGACTTCAGCCAGACCGGGGGACCGTCCGAGATCTTCCGCAACAACATCCTGTGCTGCTTCATCGAAGACGACACCTGGATCCCGAACATCGACGCGTTCAACCTGGACCACATCTGCTGGGAGTCGGACTTCCCGCACTCGGACGGAACCTGGCCGAACGCACCGGAGCGGATCGTCGAGACCCTCGGCGGCCTCGACGACGCGCTGATCAACAAGATCACGCACGAGAACGCGATGGCGATCTACGGCTTCGACCCGTTCAAGCACCGCCCGAAGGAGAAGTGCACCGCGGCCGCCCTTCGCGCGGAGTCGCCGGACGTCGACGTGGTCACTCGCGTCGGCCGCGAGGCGAGCGATCGGGACCTCGAGGCCTGGCGTGAGCTGACGAGCGGGCGCGGCCGCTAG
- a CDS encoding DUF4404 family protein — protein MTTHAHLKESVEHLRGELADPKPLSPADQQLLDQTLADVTQMLDEEQEDPSFGEAIYDELRELSVRIEEAHPNLSIVIGRIVDGLSQLGI, from the coding sequence ATGACGACCCATGCCCACCTCAAGGAATCCGTGGAGCATCTGCGGGGCGAGCTCGCGGACCCCAAGCCGCTCTCCCCCGCGGACCAGCAGCTCCTCGACCAGACCCTGGCCGACGTCACGCAGATGCTCGACGAGGAGCAGGAGGATCCCAGCTTCGGCGAAGCGATCTACGACGAGCTGCGCGAGCTATCCGTCCGGATCGAGGAGGCCCACCCGAACCTCTCGATCGTGATCGGGCGGATCGTCGACGGGCTGAGCCAGCTGGGGATCTGA
- a CDS encoding methyltransferase domain-containing protein yields MSPAARTRLRPQEALARWLAPPIVAGVTGAKSSLYLAESIPLFALQRLFGGGTKSRPHRLGPEEREAVLEALRSLTERDAENVATGLYPLSVFAPERTPLEHATRYARLLADSVSAATRKRARKPREFAGRAADLATELPDYYRRNFHFQTDGYLSDASADLYEHQVEILFRGVADAMRRMVIPPLKAHFGDTDGRGLHILELAAGCGTATRFVARAFPEARITCVDLSHPYLRAARERLGRFDRIGFMQGDAADLDLRDGRFDAVFSVFLFHELPMAERVRVLAEAFRVLAPGGLHVVADSLQYGDAPALDWALDEFPKQFHEPYYRDYARHPIEPMIETAGFDPSQTETAFLAKIVSATRPDASR; encoded by the coding sequence GTGAGTCCCGCTGCCCGAACGCGCCTGCGCCCGCAGGAGGCCCTCGCGCGCTGGCTCGCACCGCCGATCGTCGCCGGGGTGACGGGGGCGAAGAGCTCCCTCTATCTCGCGGAATCGATCCCGCTCTTCGCGCTCCAGCGACTCTTCGGCGGCGGAACGAAGTCGAGGCCGCACCGGCTCGGCCCCGAGGAACGGGAGGCGGTCCTCGAGGCGCTGCGATCGCTCACCGAGCGGGACGCCGAGAACGTGGCGACGGGGCTCTACCCGCTCTCGGTCTTCGCCCCGGAGCGCACGCCGCTCGAGCACGCCACGCGCTACGCGCGCCTCCTCGCCGACAGCGTGAGCGCCGCCACGCGCAAGCGCGCGAGAAAGCCACGGGAGTTCGCCGGACGCGCTGCCGATCTCGCGACGGAGCTCCCGGACTACTACCGGCGCAACTTCCACTTCCAGACCGACGGCTACCTGAGCGACGCCTCCGCCGATCTCTACGAGCACCAGGTCGAGATCCTCTTCCGCGGGGTGGCCGACGCGATGCGCCGGATGGTGATCCCACCCCTCAAGGCGCATTTCGGCGACACCGACGGGCGCGGACTGCATATCCTCGAGCTCGCCGCGGGCTGCGGAACGGCGACGCGGTTCGTCGCGCGTGCCTTTCCCGAAGCCCGAATCACCTGCGTCGACCTCAGTCATCCCTATCTGCGGGCCGCCCGCGAGCGACTCGGACGCTTCGATCGGATCGGCTTCATGCAGGGGGATGCCGCGGATCTCGATCTCCGCGACGGGCGCTTCGACGCGGTGTTCTCGGTCTTCCTCTTCCACGAGCTGCCGATGGCGGAACGCGTGCGGGTGCTCGCCGAAGCCTTCCGCGTGCTCGCGCCGGGGGGCCTCCACGTCGTCGCCGATTCGCTGCAATACGGGGACGCCCCGGCCCTCGACTGGGCGCTCGACGAGTTCCCGAAGCAGTTCCACGAGCCCTACTACCGCGACTACGCCCGCCACCCGATCGAGCCGATGATCGAGACCGCCGGCTTCGACCCTTCGCAGACGGAGACGGCCTTCCTCGCGAAGATCGTGAGCGCGACCCGTCCCGACGCGTCGCGCTGA
- a CDS encoding DUF4920 domain-containing protein has translation MPTRPTERLARALLRAVLLTLLVAGAARALPPGDDFGAGITLDATQPLSQVMAEPTRHTEDAVLVRARISDVCQRKGCWTILRDEDTTVRVRFADYGFFLPKDVSGREALVEGRVTIRTMSEREARHFAEETKGGRPEEIHGPQQEVGFVATGVRILP, from the coding sequence TTGCCGACCCGACCGACCGAACGCCTTGCGCGCGCCCTACTCCGCGCGGTCCTGCTCACGCTGCTCGTCGCGGGTGCGGCGCGAGCGCTGCCGCCGGGCGACGATTTCGGGGCGGGCATCACCCTCGATGCCACGCAGCCGCTGTCGCAGGTGATGGCGGAACCGACCCGGCACACCGAGGACGCGGTCCTCGTTCGGGCGCGGATCTCCGACGTCTGCCAGCGAAAGGGCTGTTGGACGATCCTCCGCGATGAGGACACGACGGTCCGCGTCCGGTTCGCGGACTACGGATTCTTCCTCCCCAAGGACGTCTCCGGACGCGAGGCGCTCGTGGAGGGCCGTGTCACCATCCGCACGATGAGCGAGCGCGAGGCGCGCCACTTCGCCGAGGAGACGAAGGGGGGACGCCCCGAAGAGATCCACGGTCCCCAGCAAGAGGTCGGCTTCGTCGCGACCGGCGTCCGCATCCTGCCCTGA
- a CDS encoding SDR family NAD(P)-dependent oxidoreductase — protein MRDDIRRWQEKGIRVALVGNGTRAFAQAFREDFELDCPVRVDEDLVAYRAAGLRRGAEAILSRRFFGDALRATRSGARQGGVQGDAWQLGGAFVFRKGGDLLLAHRSESAGDHVSPAAIDDALARDEPIEERPPKASPLAAVAGATRSVLDVSPVGSFDRLGFARHAAAFDPSDLDVDLTGRRVVVTGANSGIGFATSRTLADLGADVTLLCRNPERAEAAVKRIREETGSRRVTSLTVDVSDLGDVVVACEQLAKEPIDVLIHNAGVLPDDRIESSDGLELTFATHVAGPHLMTARLRRALEASDAGRVVWVSSGGMLTTRLRLDDPQWRDREYDGVRAYAETKRAQVILAELWAEAFAGSPVVVNSMHPGWADTPAVASSLPRFHRVTEAILRTPEEGADTVVWLAASEAARRNTGRFHFDREAVRTHWLPITRETKADREALWALCGGAEPDPTTSFGLG, from the coding sequence TTGCGCGACGACATTCGGCGCTGGCAGGAAAAAGGCATCCGCGTCGCCCTCGTCGGCAACGGCACCCGTGCGTTCGCGCAGGCCTTCCGCGAAGATTTCGAGCTCGATTGCCCGGTCCGGGTCGACGAGGACCTGGTGGCATACCGCGCTGCCGGTCTCCGTCGCGGCGCCGAGGCGATCCTCTCCCGCCGCTTCTTCGGCGACGCCCTGCGTGCGACCCGCTCCGGGGCACGCCAGGGCGGCGTGCAGGGGGACGCGTGGCAGCTGGGCGGCGCCTTCGTCTTCCGGAAGGGAGGCGATCTCCTGCTCGCCCATCGGAGCGAATCGGCGGGCGATCACGTCTCGCCCGCAGCGATCGACGACGCCCTGGCGCGCGACGAACCGATCGAAGAGAGACCACCGAAGGCGTCCCCGCTGGCCGCGGTCGCCGGCGCGACGCGCTCCGTTCTCGACGTGTCCCCGGTCGGGTCCTTCGACCGGCTCGGCTTCGCGCGACACGCGGCCGCCTTCGATCCGTCGGACCTCGACGTCGACCTGACCGGCCGCCGCGTGGTCGTGACCGGCGCGAACTCGGGGATCGGCTTCGCGACGTCCCGCACCCTGGCGGACCTGGGTGCCGACGTGACTCTCCTCTGCCGCAATCCGGAGAGGGCCGAGGCCGCCGTGAAGCGGATCCGCGAAGAGACGGGGAGTCGTCGCGTCACGTCGCTGACCGTCGACGTGTCGGACCTGGGCGACGTCGTGGTCGCCTGCGAGCAGCTCGCGAAGGAGCCGATCGACGTCCTGATCCACAACGCCGGCGTCCTGCCCGACGATCGGATCGAATCGTCCGACGGCCTCGAGCTCACCTTCGCGACCCACGTCGCGGGCCCGCATCTCATGACGGCGCGCCTCCGGCGCGCGCTCGAGGCGAGCGACGCGGGACGGGTCGTCTGGGTCTCCTCCGGCGGCATGCTCACGACCCGACTCCGGCTCGACGATCCCCAGTGGCGGGATCGGGAGTACGACGGCGTTCGCGCCTATGCCGAGACGAAGCGAGCGCAGGTCATCCTGGCGGAGCTCTGGGCCGAGGCGTTCGCGGGGAGCCCTGTGGTCGTGAACTCGATGCACCCGGGCTGGGCGGACACGCCGGCGGTGGCGTCGTCGCTGCCGCGCTTCCATCGGGTGACCGAGGCAATCCTCCGCACGCCGGAAGAAGGTGCCGACACGGTCGTGTGGCTCGCGGCCTCCGAAGCCGCGCGGCGGAACACCGGACGGTTCCACTTCGACCGGGAGGCGGTCCGAACCCACTGGCTGCCCATCACCCGCGAGACGAAGGCGGACCGGGAGGCTCTCTGGGCGCTCTGCGGCGGCGCCGAGCCCGATCCGACGACGTCCTTCGGCCTGGGCTAG
- a CDS encoding CBS domain-containing protein, with amino-acid sequence MTSDQLHRLPVVEPETGELVGVVSALDIVAAVPRYGLALAV; translated from the coding sequence ATGACCAGCGATCAGCTCCATCGCCTGCCCGTCGTCGAGCCCGAGACCGGCGAGCTCGTCGGCGTGGTGAGCGCGCTCGACATCGTCGCGGCGGTCCCTCGCTACGGACTCGCCCTGGCCGTCTGA
- a CDS encoding ammonium transporter, giving the protein MPALPARLARALSRAAAIPTLTTVVLFLSTGTAHAEDTIDTGDTAWMMTSTLLVLMMALPGLALFYGGLVRTKNLLSVLMQCMFSAGMIGVLWVVVGYSLAFGEGGAFIGDLSMVGLSGITPDSVSSTIPTYVFVMFQGMFAIITPALMLGAFAERMRFSVYAIFITIWVFVVYIPLAHMVWGGGYIATEIEALDFAGGLVVHMSSGFSALVAAIIVGPRLGYGKEPMAPNSLPLTVIGAALLWVGWFGFNAGSELAADGVAGLAFLTTQTATVTCLLVWTLIEWFHRGKPTILGAATGIVAGLVAITPACAFVGPLGAIAIGAGAAVICYAAVTMLKPALGYDDSLDVFGVHGVGGAWGALATGIFISEATGLGYGGQIWAQAVSIGITAIFACGATAIILFGLKAVMGDLRVTEEEEFEGLDLAAHSETAYGQGGSN; this is encoded by the coding sequence ATGCCCGCTCTTCCCGCACGCCTCGCCCGCGCCCTTTCCCGCGCCGCGGCGATCCCGACCCTCACGACCGTCGTCCTCTTCCTGTCGACCGGCACCGCCCACGCCGAGGACACGATCGACACCGGCGATACGGCCTGGATGATGACCTCGACGCTCCTCGTCCTGATGATGGCGCTGCCGGGTCTCGCTCTCTTCTACGGCGGGTTGGTTCGCACGAAGAACCTGCTCTCGGTCCTCATGCAGTGCATGTTCTCCGCCGGCATGATCGGCGTCCTCTGGGTCGTCGTCGGCTACTCGCTGGCCTTCGGTGAGGGCGGCGCGTTCATCGGGGACCTCTCGATGGTCGGTCTCTCCGGCATCACGCCGGACAGCGTCTCGAGTACGATCCCGACCTACGTCTTCGTCATGTTCCAGGGCATGTTCGCGATCATCACCCCGGCGCTCATGCTCGGCGCGTTCGCGGAGCGCATGCGCTTCAGCGTCTACGCCATCTTCATCACGATCTGGGTCTTCGTCGTCTACATCCCGCTCGCCCACATGGTCTGGGGCGGAGGCTACATCGCGACCGAGATCGAGGCCCTGGACTTTGCCGGCGGTCTCGTCGTCCACATGTCGAGCGGCTTCTCGGCTCTCGTCGCCGCGATCATCGTCGGCCCGCGCCTCGGCTACGGCAAGGAGCCGATGGCGCCGAACAGCCTGCCGCTCACGGTGATCGGCGCGGCCCTGCTCTGGGTCGGCTGGTTCGGCTTCAATGCCGGGTCGGAGCTCGCGGCGGACGGCGTCGCCGGCCTCGCGTTCCTCACGACCCAGACCGCGACGGTCACCTGCCTGCTCGTCTGGACGCTGATCGAGTGGTTCCACCGCGGAAAGCCCACCATCCTCGGCGCCGCGACCGGAATCGTGGCTGGCCTCGTCGCGATCACCCCGGCCTGCGCCTTCGTCGGTCCGCTGGGCGCGATCGCGATCGGAGCCGGAGCGGCGGTCATCTGTTATGCAGCGGTCACGATGCTCAAGCCGGCTCTCGGCTACGACGACTCCCTCGACGTCTTCGGCGTCCACGGCGTCGGCGGGGCCTGGGGCGCGCTGGCGACCGGCATCTTCATCTCGGAGGCCACCGGTCTCGGCTACGGCGGCCAGATCTGGGCTCAGGCGGTCTCCATCGGGATCACCGCGATCTTCGCCTGCGGTGCGACCGCGATCATCCTCTTCGGCCTGAAGGCGGTCATGGGCGACCTGCGCGTCACCGAGGAAGAGGAGTTCGAGGGCCTCGACCTCGCGGCGCACTCCGAGACCGCGTACGGACAGGGCGGCTCCAACTGA
- a CDS encoding peptidase E, whose product MPPDRRRLVLYSGGQERRNRLIHESLLDLALRRGRPAVEDGIRMTYVPFTADGAGPFFRRFVKRYGRFGATDFHCIAPDDPSLAADGPTRRRAFADLDGSDVVYLAGGNTFHFLHHLRRSGLLSAIERFARRGGVVAGLSAGGILLTPHIGLAAYPDFDRDEDEIGLSRRARSALDLVDFEFFPHFRRSKRYRDALARYSRRSGRALYACRDGSGIVVEGDRFTAHGEVWLFDRGRERRIGG is encoded by the coding sequence ATGCCGCCCGACCGCCGTCGCCTCGTCCTCTACTCGGGAGGACAGGAGCGCCGAAACCGCCTGATCCACGAGAGCCTGCTCGACCTCGCCCTGCGCCGTGGGCGCCCGGCCGTGGAGGATGGCATCCGCATGACCTACGTCCCCTTCACGGCGGACGGCGCCGGCCCCTTCTTTCGACGCTTCGTGAAGCGCTACGGCCGCTTCGGCGCGACGGACTTCCACTGTATCGCCCCCGACGATCCGTCCCTCGCCGCCGATGGCCCGACACGTCGACGCGCCTTCGCCGACCTCGACGGCAGCGACGTCGTCTATCTGGCGGGTGGCAACACCTTCCACTTCCTCCATCACCTGCGCCGCTCGGGCCTGCTCTCCGCGATCGAACGCTTCGCCCGACGCGGGGGCGTGGTCGCGGGACTCTCCGCTGGCGGGATCCTGCTCACACCCCACATCGGCCTCGCCGCCTATCCCGACTTCGACCGGGACGAAGACGAGATCGGTCTCTCCCGCCGCGCACGAAGCGCCCTCGACCTCGTCGACTTCGAGTTCTTCCCGCACTTCCGTCGCTCGAAGCGATACCGCGACGCCCTCGCGCGCTACTCGAGGCGGAGCGGTCGGGCGCTCTACGCCTGCCGGGACGGCAGCGGAATCGTCGTCGAGGGCGATCGTTTCACCGCCCACGGCGAGGTCTGGCTCTTCGACCGGGGCCGGGAGCGTCGAATCGGGGGCTAG